One window from the genome of Desulforamulus ruminis DSM 2154 encodes:
- a CDS encoding efflux RND transporter permease subunit translates to MKIADVSVDRPVAISMLIIALIILGLFSLPRLAVDLYPEMELPIAIVSTSYEGAAPAEVEELVTKPIESAVATTGNVKEIQSRSQNGNSMVIIQFNWGTNMDNATIDLREKIDFVRGMLPDDASSPRVMKLDPNQQPIITFSVTGPETDVVKLKKITEDTIQPRLERVNGVASVNVSGGKTREIKVILDPAKMEAYGLSTTQIMQALASDNITGTAGLVDKGSNETSIRVVSEYNNLEELKQVQVSLPSGSSIALRDLATIEDSFKEEERFSFVDGTPSLGIDVMKSTGANTVQVAKEVLSQVEALNKTLPNGVKIITIIDMSEFIQDSINNVVHHGVIGGLFAVIILYLFLRNFRSTLVVGLAIPISIIATFSLMYFAGQTINMLSLGGLALGIGSLVDFSVVVLESIYRYRQNGFGIIEAAKLGTAEVGTAVTASAGAQVVVFLPIIFVEGIAGILFKPMALTVSFSHIAALFAALTLVPMLSARLLKNVSPADEVLPEGKTKNPVIFFGRFIEKLNVWYEKLLHWALGNRKKVVGLTAALLILSIVATPFIGTEFIPTMDQGEISVNIEMPTGTKVEETSKVATDLEKLARDQIKEIERISTTVGTGGMLSFLGGGSGDQASLHIKLKPLEERNITTEQAVETLRQAVMDIPGADISIDLADSSGGPSSTAVDIAIRGDDLDVLNQLGDLLVETVKGVEGTRNVENSLTEARSEVRIVVDREQAARYGLSASQILSAVSTSFDGKVVSQMRTGDDEVDVRMITPEDAGKGVDTLSNLTIVSPTGARVPVSAVASVESHQAPTEISRTDQSREVRITADVMGRDVGSVTKDVTAEINKLALPEGYTIKFGGQSQDMAESFASLGMALMLSVVLVFMVMCAQFESLFQPFIIMFSLPPTFIGVIFGLGVTGNPISVTALIGAIMLIGIVLNNAIVLVDYINTLRKRGHERNEAILMAGPVRLRPILMTALTTTLALLPMAFGGGEGSEAQAPMAIVIAFGLTFSTLITLVLVPVVYTLFDDLGKKLPAKFSKIKLPRFKSKQA, encoded by the coding sequence GTGAAAATAGCAGATGTTTCTGTGGACCGCCCGGTGGCCATTTCCATGCTCATCATTGCTCTGATTATTTTGGGGCTCTTTTCCTTACCCCGTCTGGCGGTGGATCTTTACCCGGAAATGGAACTTCCCATTGCCATTGTTTCTACCTCTTATGAAGGGGCGGCCCCGGCGGAAGTAGAAGAGTTGGTCACCAAACCCATTGAGTCGGCTGTAGCCACAACCGGAAATGTTAAAGAGATCCAATCCCGCTCGCAAAACGGCAATTCAATGGTAATTATTCAATTTAACTGGGGCACCAATATGGACAACGCCACCATTGATTTGCGGGAGAAAATTGACTTTGTAAGGGGTATGCTGCCCGATGACGCAAGTTCACCCCGGGTGATGAAGCTGGACCCCAACCAGCAACCCATTATTACATTCTCGGTAACCGGTCCTGAGACCGATGTTGTAAAACTTAAAAAAATTACCGAGGACACCATTCAACCCCGCCTGGAGCGGGTTAATGGCGTGGCTTCCGTAAATGTCAGCGGGGGCAAAACCCGTGAGATCAAAGTAATTTTAGATCCGGCTAAAATGGAAGCCTATGGTTTGAGCACCACTCAAATTATGCAGGCTTTGGCCTCTGACAACATCACCGGTACCGCCGGCCTGGTGGACAAAGGCTCCAATGAAACAAGCATCCGGGTGGTCAGTGAGTATAACAATCTGGAAGAATTAAAACAAGTTCAAGTCAGTCTTCCGAGTGGCAGTTCCATCGCCCTGAGAGACCTGGCAACCATCGAAGATTCCTTTAAAGAAGAGGAGCGTTTTTCTTTTGTGGATGGCACTCCGTCACTGGGGATCGATGTCATGAAATCTACCGGGGCCAATACCGTTCAGGTAGCCAAAGAGGTATTGAGCCAGGTTGAGGCTTTAAATAAAACCCTGCCGAACGGGGTTAAGATCATTACTATAATTGACATGTCCGAATTTATTCAGGACTCTATTAATAATGTTGTCCATCACGGTGTGATCGGCGGACTCTTTGCGGTTATCATCCTTTATCTGTTTTTACGCAACTTCCGCAGCACGCTGGTGGTGGGGCTGGCCATACCTATTTCCATCATTGCCACCTTCTCGCTGATGTATTTTGCCGGACAAACCATTAACATGCTGTCTCTGGGAGGTCTGGCCCTGGGTATAGGTTCCCTGGTGGACTTTTCCGTGGTGGTTTTGGAAAGTATCTATCGCTATCGCCAAAACGGTTTTGGGATTATTGAAGCAGCTAAATTAGGCACTGCCGAGGTGGGTACAGCGGTCACAGCTTCCGCCGGTGCCCAGGTCGTAGTGTTTCTGCCCATTATTTTTGTGGAGGGCATCGCGGGTATTTTATTTAAACCCATGGCCCTGACCGTAAGCTTCTCGCATATCGCAGCTCTTTTTGCCGCTTTAACTCTGGTTCCCATGCTGTCCGCCCGTTTGTTGAAAAATGTTTCCCCGGCGGATGAAGTACTGCCGGAGGGTAAAACGAAAAATCCGGTCATTTTTTTCGGACGGTTTATTGAAAAGTTAAATGTCTGGTACGAAAAACTTTTGCACTGGGCTCTGGGTAATCGTAAAAAAGTGGTTGGTTTGACCGCGGCTCTTTTGATTCTCAGTATTGTTGCCACCCCATTCATTGGTACCGAGTTTATACCTACCATGGATCAGGGGGAAATCAGCGTAAATATCGAGATGCCCACCGGTACTAAGGTGGAGGAAACCTCCAAGGTGGCTACAGATTTGGAAAAGCTGGCCCGGGATCAGATCAAGGAAATTGAACGGATCTCTACCACGGTGGGAACCGGAGGGATGCTGTCTTTCCTCGGAGGCGGCTCCGGTGATCAAGCAAGCCTGCATATTAAGCTGAAACCCTTAGAGGAACGGAACATTACAACCGAGCAGGCAGTGGAGACACTGCGCCAGGCAGTGATGGATATCCCAGGCGCAGATATAAGCATCGATCTTGCGGATAGTTCCGGTGGTCCCAGCAGTACGGCGGTGGACATCGCTATTCGCGGGGACGATCTGGATGTACTGAATCAGTTGGGAGACTTGCTGGTTGAAACCGTAAAAGGAGTTGAAGGAACCCGCAACGTTGAAAACTCTTTAACCGAAGCCCGTTCCGAGGTGAGGATCGTTGTAGATCGGGAACAGGCTGCCCGTTACGGACTGTCAGCCAGCCAAATCCTTTCAGCCGTCAGTACTTCCTTTGACGGGAAAGTGGTGAGCCAAATGCGTACCGGTGACGACGAGGTGGATGTACGCATGATCACCCCGGAGGATGCCGGAAAAGGTGTGGACACCTTGTCTAACCTGACCATTGTTTCCCCCACCGGAGCCAGAGTCCCGGTATCAGCGGTGGCTAGCGTGGAGTCGCATCAGGCGCCCACTGAAATTTCCCGTACCGACCAAAGCCGCGAGGTCCGGATTACCGCCGATGTAATGGGCCGGGATGTGGGTAGCGTGACTAAAGATGTCACCGCAGAAATTAATAAATTGGCTTTGCCGGAAGGATATACTATTAAATTTGGCGGGCAGTCTCAGGATATGGCGGAATCCTTCGCCAGTCTGGGAATGGCTCTGATGCTCTCGGTGGTGCTGGTCTTTATGGTTATGTGCGCCCAGTTTGAGTCTTTGTTCCAGCCCTTTATCATCATGTTTTCCCTGCCTCCCACCTTTATCGGGGTTATCTTTGGACTGGGAGTCACCGGGAACCCCATCAGTGTGACGGCTTTAATCGGGGCCATTATGCTGATCGGGATTGTGTTAAATAACGCCATTGTGCTGGTGGACTATATTAACACGCTGCGTAAACGGGGGCATGAGCGCAACGAAGCCATTTTAATGGCCGGCCCGGTCCGCCTGCGCCCCATTCTGATGACAGCTTTAACCACCACGCTGGCCTTGCTGCCCATGGCCTTTGGCGGCGGCGAGGGTTCCGAGGCCCAGGCGCCCATGGCCATCGTAATTGCCTTTGGTTTAACCTTCTCCACCTTGATTACACTGGTACTGGTGCCGGTAGTTTACACCCTCTTTGATGATCTGGGTAAAAAGCTGCCTGCTAAGTTCAGCAAAATTAAGCTTCCCCGGTTTAAATCTAAACAAGCATAA
- a CDS encoding efflux RND transporter periplasmic adaptor subunit, with product MKRMLYVVGLFVVLAISLTGCGEKPKAQEEKLVPVETIKISTTDLTHTLNATGEVAAGADVNVMPKVTGRVEQVPVKVGDTVHKGQVLIQLEGNDARNALDQAEAGLALAQANLEHAQQALKDAQINFERKTSLYEAQAISKLEFEQAESGLVTAQTNLKVSEAQVRQAQATLNTTQDNYNNATIVSPIDGVVAAVNVDPGEMVSPQASPITVVQMGTTKVKVNVSENVVDAIKADSKVPVTIKALNKTVNGTVLSVSPKADPATRAFVVEIQLPNEKGEIKPGMVARLNLSTGTSSGVLALPVDAVLEKDGQYSVFIVEDGKAKEVSVKVGVTSGESIEITSGLKQGQTVIVTGNRLVGEGQKVKVVKELGGASK from the coding sequence TTGAAGCGGATGTTATATGTGGTGGGCTTGTTCGTAGTACTAGCCATTTCCTTAACGGGGTGTGGGGAAAAACCAAAGGCTCAGGAAGAAAAATTAGTTCCGGTAGAAACCATAAAAATTTCCACCACCGATCTCACCCATACTTTAAACGCCACCGGAGAAGTGGCTGCCGGCGCAGATGTGAATGTAATGCCTAAAGTAACAGGTCGTGTAGAGCAAGTGCCGGTCAAAGTAGGAGATACGGTACATAAAGGTCAGGTCCTCATTCAGTTGGAAGGGAATGATGCCCGTAACGCCCTGGATCAAGCCGAGGCGGGACTCGCCTTGGCTCAGGCTAACCTGGAGCACGCCCAGCAGGCATTAAAGGATGCGCAAATCAATTTTGAAAGAAAAACCTCCCTTTATGAGGCCCAGGCCATTTCCAAGTTGGAATTTGAGCAAGCCGAAAGCGGACTGGTAACCGCCCAAACCAATTTAAAAGTTTCTGAAGCTCAGGTACGGCAAGCTCAAGCTACCCTGAATACCACCCAGGACAATTATAATAATGCCACCATTGTTTCGCCCATTGACGGGGTGGTGGCTGCCGTTAACGTGGATCCGGGTGAAATGGTCAGTCCCCAGGCGTCGCCGATCACTGTAGTTCAAATGGGCACCACTAAAGTGAAGGTTAACGTTTCGGAGAACGTAGTGGATGCTATTAAAGCCGATAGCAAAGTACCCGTAACCATTAAAGCCTTGAATAAAACCGTTAATGGAACGGTTCTTTCGGTGTCCCCCAAAGCAGATCCGGCCACCCGGGCTTTTGTTGTGGAAATTCAACTGCCCAATGAAAAGGGTGAAATAAAGCCCGGCATGGTGGCCCGGTTAAATTTATCCACCGGTACTTCCTCCGGCGTTTTGGCCCTCCCCGTGGATGCGGTTCTGGAAAAGGATGGTCAGTATTCCGTATTTATCGTAGAAGACGGTAAAGCGAAAGAGGTTTCCGTCAAGGTTGGAGTCACCTCCGGAGAGTCCATCGAAATAACATCCGGCTTAAAACAGGGGCAAACCGTTATTGTTACCGGCAACCGCCTAGTGGGTGAAGGACAGAAAGTGAAAGTGGTAAAGGAACTGGGGGGTGCCTCTAAGTGA
- a CDS encoding TetR/AcrR family transcriptional regulator, translating to MKNKPKKDIIADAALSCFLASGYGATSVDEIVKASGVSKGGIYWHFKSKEDIFLYLFERWVNQWRHNYLASVNKTHSTADKLTLFTEQRIRNIDTSISALMLEFLLQSKDQETIDKMNMDIDQPTNFIFKIIEEGIAKGEFKSLNPKVLTLCFFAIFDGLSLQFLLHRNKELLEETTRETLNIFLTGVSVP from the coding sequence TTGAAGAATAAACCCAAAAAAGACATCATCGCCGATGCCGCTTTATCTTGCTTTTTAGCGTCCGGTTATGGTGCAACTTCCGTAGACGAAATTGTTAAGGCTTCCGGGGTTAGTAAAGGAGGCATTTATTGGCATTTTAAGAGTAAAGAAGATATTTTCCTCTATCTTTTTGAACGTTGGGTTAACCAGTGGCGCCATAACTACCTAGCCAGCGTGAACAAAACCCATTCCACAGCAGACAAGCTAACGTTATTTACAGAGCAGCGTATTAGAAATATTGACACCTCCATTTCCGCCTTAATGCTGGAGTTTCTGCTGCAAAGTAAGGATCAAGAAACCATTGATAAAATGAATATGGATATAGACCAGCCCACAAATTTTATCTTTAAAATTATTGAGGAAGGGATTGCGAAAGGGGAATTTAAGTCCCTTAACCCCAAAGTTCTCACCCTTTGCTTTTTCGCCATCTTTGATGGTCTAAGCCTGCAATTTTTGTTACATCGAAATAAGGAATTATTAGAAGAGACCACAAGGGAAACACTGAACATTTTTCTTACGGGAGTCAGTGTACCTTAG